The region GGGTCGACGGTCACGGACCGCCAGCGCGACAGGTCGATGACGAATCCGTCGTCGGGCATCGAGTGGCCTGCGACGCTGTGGCCGCCGCCCCGCACGGCGATGGCAAGGTCGGATTCGGACGCCCCGCGGACGGCAGCGACGAGATCATCCGTGTCGGCGGGTCGGAAGATCAGGCGTGGACGACGATCGAGCATGCCGTTGAACAGCGCCCGCGCGCTGTCGTACAGGCGATGGTCCGGGCCGATCACAGAGCCACGGGTCCGGGCCGCGAGCGATCGCTCGAGCGCGTCGATGGTCATGGCCTCCAGCCTCTCCT is a window of Vicinamibacterales bacterium DNA encoding:
- a CDS encoding FAD-dependent oxidoreductase → MTIDALERSLAARTRGSVIGPDHRLYDSARALFNGMLDRRPRLIFRPADTDDLVAAVRGASESDLAIAVRGGGHSVAGHSMPDDGFVIDLSRWRSVTVDPGRRIAEAEGGCLLMDLDVATAGYGLAATSGTFFDTGIGGLTLG